A window from Alkalicoccobacillus plakortidis encodes these proteins:
- a CDS encoding competence protein CoiA, translating into MVLVEIGYYGGESMLTAVLQDGTRISMADKWFESELMDLRKKQQFKCPVCSAAVTLKLGSKRQWHFAHHTKHTCRISLEPESPYHLKGKLDIYHWLINQGIKASLEMYLPLIQQRPDVLCKVEGKLYAIEYQCSPLSEELFFERTMGYRRMGITPIWILGGNRLRRKQAEQYHLLGFEWNTSRLNRLEQMYVTYYCSETQLWAFLFELQSYSTNGALARLSYKRQNTLSIEDLLYPRDIAPYQYKSWLNIKKAGDIRASNPTLPKVKSDFRNGYIKKRFH; encoded by the coding sequence ATGGTTCTTGTCGAAATAGGTTATTATGGAGGTGAGTCTATGCTAACTGCAGTCCTGCAAGATGGGACAAGAATCTCGATGGCTGACAAATGGTTTGAAAGTGAATTGATGGATTTACGAAAAAAGCAACAGTTTAAATGTCCTGTATGCAGTGCAGCCGTAACATTAAAGTTAGGATCAAAAAGACAATGGCATTTTGCTCACCATACGAAACATACCTGCCGCATCTCGCTCGAACCCGAATCCCCATATCACCTCAAAGGAAAGCTTGATATCTATCATTGGTTAATCAATCAAGGGATAAAAGCTTCTCTAGAAATGTATCTTCCACTTATTCAGCAACGTCCAGATGTATTATGTAAGGTTGAAGGAAAGCTATATGCTATTGAATATCAGTGTTCACCTCTTTCCGAAGAGTTATTTTTTGAACGAACCATGGGTTATCGTCGTATGGGGATTACTCCTATTTGGATTCTTGGTGGCAATCGGCTGCGTCGAAAACAAGCGGAACAGTATCACTTGTTAGGATTTGAATGGAATACGTCTAGACTCAACAGGCTAGAGCAGATGTACGTAACCTACTATTGCAGTGAGACGCAGTTATGGGCATTCTTGTTTGAACTACAATCTTATTCAACAAATGGGGCATTAGCTAGACTATCTTACAAACGCCAAAATACTCTATCAATTGAAGACCTTCTTTATCCTCGAGATATCGCTCCTTATCAATATAAATCATGGCTCAATATTAAAAAAGCTGGAGATATCAGGGCTTCAAATCCTACCCTTCCAAAAGTCAAATCAGATTTTCGAAATGGTTATATCAAAAAAAGATTCCACTAG
- a CDS encoding lytic transglycosylase domain-containing protein, producing the protein MDYTLLKNQLYSMRNQTQLTWGNQLNSTQDDSSQSFSNILSNQLADQHVIQPSTSSFSDLFLSQAAREKFEMLQQIVPPASNTQIADSNVVAPKQTEGKHGSKSAFDDIIHAAATRFSIDPKLIYAVIKNESNFNPNAKSHAGASGLMQLMPATARGLGVQNVFNPEQNINGGAKYLKSMLTKYNGDIEKALAAYNAGPGNVDKYNGIPPFKETMAYVPKVMNTYRNA; encoded by the coding sequence GTGGATTATACATTACTAAAGAATCAATTGTATAGTATGAGAAACCAAACACAGCTTACCTGGGGCAACCAACTGAACAGCACTCAAGACGATTCCAGTCAATCTTTTTCAAATATACTCTCTAACCAATTAGCAGATCAACATGTTATTCAACCATCAACGAGTAGCTTCAGCGACTTATTTTTGTCGCAGGCTGCAAGAGAAAAATTTGAAATGCTGCAACAGATCGTTCCGCCTGCTTCGAATACACAGATAGCAGATTCAAACGTAGTGGCACCAAAACAGACAGAGGGAAAACATGGTAGTAAGTCTGCATTTGATGATATCATTCATGCGGCAGCTACACGCTTTTCTATTGATCCGAAATTGATTTACGCTGTGATAAAAAACGAATCAAACTTTAATCCTAATGCGAAGAGCCATGCTGGAGCATCTGGACTCATGCAACTGATGCCAGCTACTGCTAGAGGTCTTGGAGTTCAAAACGTTTTTAATCCTGAGCAAAATATAAATGGTGGCGCAAAGTACCTTAAAAGTATGCTCACTAAATACAATGGAGATATTGAAAAAGCTTTAGCCGCTTATAACGCGGGTCCAGGTAATGTTGATAAATATAATGGTATTCCACCGTTTAAAGAAACCATGGCCTATGTGCCAAAAGTAATGAATACGTATCGAAATGCTTGA
- the spxA gene encoding transcriptional regulator SpxA → MVTLLTSPSCTSCRKAKAWLEEHEIPFEERNIFSAPLSVDEVKEVIRMTEDGTDEIISTRSKVFQELNVEVENLSLQTLFTIISENPGLLRRPIIFDEKRLQVGYNEAEIRRFLPRKVRTFQLQEAQRLVN, encoded by the coding sequence ATGGTCACATTGTTAACTTCACCAAGCTGTACATCTTGTCGTAAAGCAAAAGCATGGTTGGAAGAGCATGAGATTCCGTTTGAGGAACGTAATATTTTTTCAGCACCGCTTTCTGTAGACGAGGTTAAAGAAGTAATTCGTATGACAGAGGATGGAACAGATGAGATCATTTCAACTCGTTCCAAAGTTTTTCAAGAGCTAAATGTAGAGGTTGAGAACTTGTCTTTACAAACTCTTTTTACGATTATTAGCGAAAACCCAGGTCTTTTACGTCGACCAATTATTTTTGATGAAAAGCGTCTTCAGGTTGGATATAATGAAGCTGAAATTCGTCGCTTTTTACCTAGAAAAGTTCGTACATTTCAATTGCAGGAAGCACAGCGACTTGTTAACTAA
- a CDS encoding ClpXP adapter SpxH family protein — protein MNPQETLAACDDKHGVCGLIPGVTYPTKQQKPIEIYTFIDPLCSECWAIEPTLKKLYLEYGAYFRIRVILAGKLKIWNACPSLVKTKKSKGYKEDPNGAKGMSCEGVVEFDADELEPYRASLAIKAAELQGPQAGTRFLRKLREYLFLEKLNITDEKVLLNCAKDAGLDVESFEFDLHSPSSAKALQCDAKTTKEMDVETVPTFVFFNDNVEEEGMKVSGQYPYHVYVQILESMLGFKPERAESVDLEGFLKQHSFVATVECAAVLDISEEEAIKRLKILRLQQKVEAVPYKYGTFWRYIKNE, from the coding sequence TTGAATCCTCAGGAAACTTTAGCAGCATGTGATGATAAACATGGCGTTTGTGGTCTTATCCCAGGTGTAACGTATCCTACAAAACAACAAAAACCGATTGAAATTTATACATTTATCGATCCACTTTGTTCAGAATGTTGGGCAATTGAACCAACTCTAAAAAAATTATATCTTGAATATGGAGCTTATTTTCGTATTCGAGTTATACTTGCCGGAAAATTAAAGATTTGGAATGCCTGTCCATCGTTGGTCAAAACAAAAAAAAGCAAGGGCTATAAAGAAGATCCAAATGGTGCAAAAGGAATGTCCTGTGAAGGTGTGGTAGAGTTTGACGCCGATGAATTGGAGCCTTATCGTGCTTCACTTGCTATAAAAGCAGCAGAACTTCAGGGTCCACAAGCAGGAACAAGATTTCTACGTAAATTAAGAGAATATCTGTTTCTTGAAAAACTAAATATAACCGATGAAAAAGTATTGTTGAATTGTGCAAAAGACGCAGGACTTGATGTAGAGTCTTTTGAATTCGATTTACATTCCCCATCATCTGCTAAAGCCTTACAGTGTGATGCAAAAACAACAAAAGAAATGGACGTTGAAACCGTTCCTACGTTTGTTTTCTTTAATGACAACGTTGAAGAAGAAGGCATGAAAGTATCTGGCCAATATCCATATCATGTATACGTGCAGATTCTAGAGAGCATGCTTGGATTCAAACCTGAACGAGCTGAGTCAGTTGACCTTGAAGGGTTCCTCAAGCAACATTCGTTTGTTGCCACCGTTGAGTGTGCCGCAGTCTTAGATATTAGCGAGGAAGAAGCGATAAAACGTCTGAAAATATTAAGATTGCAGCAGAAGGTTGAAGCCGTTCCATATAAATACGGTACTTTCTGGCGCTACATTAAAAATGAATAG
- a CDS encoding CYTH domain-containing protein: MAQEFEYEAKTLLSSSDFSKLLHFLHMHNEVAVTQHNHYFETPDFLLRSAGSALRIREKNGASVLTLKRPTKDGGLLETHQSLSEKEKELALSKDSLPSGEILNQLQTINVVMSHVEHLGTLTTERIEIPYLNGSICLDKSSYLGEIDYEVEYEGTSIEHANCTLAKLLEEANIPQVETPNKVARFFIKKTANANKEKPS; this comes from the coding sequence ATGGCTCAGGAATTTGAATATGAAGCTAAAACATTACTTTCATCATCAGACTTTTCGAAGCTGTTACATTTTCTACATATGCATAACGAAGTGGCTGTAACCCAACATAATCATTATTTTGAAACACCAGACTTTTTATTGCGTTCCGCGGGATCAGCTTTGAGAATCCGAGAAAAAAATGGAGCGTCTGTCTTAACATTAAAACGGCCAACAAAAGATGGTGGGTTATTAGAAACACACCAATCTCTTTCAGAAAAAGAAAAAGAACTCGCATTAAGCAAAGATTCATTACCGTCTGGAGAAATTTTAAACCAATTACAAACAATCAATGTTGTGATGTCACATGTAGAGCATCTAGGCACACTAACAACTGAAAGAATAGAAATTCCTTATTTAAACGGCTCCATCTGCTTAGATAAGAGCAGTTATTTAGGTGAGATTGATTATGAGGTAGAGTATGAAGGAACATCTATAGAACATGCGAATTGTACTTTAGCTAAACTTTTAGAAGAAGCAAACATCCCACAAGTAGAAACACCAAACAAGGTCGCACGCTTTTTCATAAAAAAAACAGCTAATGCAAACAAAGAAAAACCATCCTGA
- a CDS encoding globin domain-containing protein yields MPEPSMTPYEALGGEEVLSKLVDTFYSHVANHTLLSDLFPNDLTETAYKQKHFLTQFLGGPSLYTEEFGHPMLRARHLPFPITTEHAEAWLSCMQKALEEVQVDQTVRDYMMERLTLTAHHMVNAP; encoded by the coding sequence ATGCCAGAACCTTCTATGACGCCCTATGAAGCATTGGGTGGTGAAGAGGTGCTTTCCAAATTAGTGGACACCTTTTATTCTCATGTAGCGAACCATACTCTATTATCGGATTTATTCCCTAATGATTTAACAGAAACAGCCTATAAACAAAAACATTTTCTGACTCAATTTTTAGGAGGACCTTCTCTTTATACAGAAGAATTCGGTCACCCGATGTTAAGAGCCAGACATCTACCATTCCCAATTACAACAGAGCATGCTGAAGCATGGTTGAGCTGTATGCAAAAAGCGCTAGAAGAAGTACAAGTTGATCAAACAGTGCGCGATTATATGATGGAGCGATTAACATTAACAGCACATCATATGGTAAATGCGCCTTAG
- the rfbD gene encoding dTDP-4-dehydrorhamnose reductase gives MRILITGANGRLAKAFAAHLESEDVFAFSKNQLDCTNREQVMSTIKKINPDLILHCAALTDVEECERQPMKAFSVNCLAVQFIAEAAGTRRLVIFSTDYLFSTYSITPYLETNAPQPDNIYALSKWMAEESVRHFPNLYIIRTSWLFGGQADFVDKIIGKASESTEIKVVCDQVGSPTYIKDLVKWTLTLLNHAPGIYHLTNSGYCSRFEWAQEILSYTKPQVKLLSVETKNLSTGANRPAHTILSTEKWKGITGYRPREWRDALDEYMQELLL, from the coding sequence ATGAGAATCTTGATTACTGGAGCAAATGGAAGGCTAGCTAAGGCTTTTGCGGCTCATTTAGAGTCTGAGGATGTGTTTGCATTTTCCAAGAACCAATTAGATTGTACGAATCGAGAGCAAGTGATGTCGACGATAAAAAAGATCAACCCGGATCTAATTCTTCATTGTGCAGCACTTACGGATGTAGAGGAATGTGAACGTCAACCTATGAAGGCTTTTTCGGTTAATTGTTTAGCCGTACAATTTATCGCGGAAGCAGCAGGGACAAGACGTTTAGTTATTTTTAGTACAGACTACCTCTTTTCTACGTATTCAATTACCCCGTACCTTGAAACAAATGCACCTCAGCCAGATAATATCTATGCACTAAGTAAGTGGATGGCTGAAGAAAGTGTTCGTCACTTTCCAAATCTTTATATCATCCGAACTTCTTGGTTATTTGGCGGGCAAGCAGATTTTGTCGATAAAATTATCGGAAAAGCAAGCGAATCTACAGAAATAAAAGTCGTATGTGATCAAGTAGGTAGTCCCACATATATCAAAGATCTAGTGAAATGGACGTTAACCCTACTGAATCATGCTCCAGGTATCTATCATCTAACAAATTCAGGCTATTGTAGTCGATTTGAATGGGCACAAGAGATACTTTCATATACAAAGCCTCAGGTCAAACTACTAAGTGTAGAAACAAAGAATTTATCTACTGGTGCCAATAGACCCGCTCATACCATTTTATCGACTGAAAAATGGAAAGGAATAACGGGATATAGACCACGAGAATGGAGAGATGCCTTAGATGAATACATGCAGGAGTTACTCCTATGA
- a CDS encoding GTP pyrophosphokinase, whose product MNSWDELLSPYKQAVEELKVKLKGIREQYQKSSNHTPIEFVTGRVKPVSSILNKAARKQISFEHLEQEIQDLAGVRIVTQFVEDIETVIELIRKRTDFEILEERDYILEQKPSGYRSYHLIIFYPVQTIHGEKKIQVELQVRTLSMNFWATIEHSLRYKYSGEIPEDISMRLMRASEAAFKLDEEMSIIRDEVREAQRLLLAKHHSQDVQ is encoded by the coding sequence ATGAATAGTTGGGATGAACTCCTGTCACCATATAAACAGGCAGTAGAAGAACTGAAAGTGAAATTAAAGGGCATTAGAGAACAATATCAAAAAAGTTCTAATCATACACCAATTGAATTTGTTACTGGACGAGTAAAACCAGTTTCGAGTATCTTAAATAAGGCCGCACGTAAACAAATTTCATTTGAACATTTAGAGCAAGAAATTCAGGACTTGGCAGGTGTTCGCATTGTAACACAGTTTGTTGAGGATATTGAAACGGTCATAGAATTGATTAGAAAACGAACTGATTTCGAGATTCTAGAAGAACGAGATTATATTCTTGAGCAAAAGCCAAGCGGTTATCGTTCATATCATTTAATTATTTTTTATCCTGTTCAAACAATTCATGGGGAAAAGAAGATTCAAGTTGAACTCCAGGTTCGTACATTATCAATGAATTTCTGGGCAACGATTGAACACTCTTTACGGTATAAGTACAGTGGTGAGATTCCTGAAGACATTAGTATGAGGTTAATGAGAGCGTCAGAAGCTGCATTTAAACTAGATGAAGAGATGTCTATTATTCGAGATGAGGTAAGAGAAGCACAACGGTTACTCCTGGCAAAACATCATTCGCAGGATGTCCAGTAA
- the pepF gene encoding oligoendopeptidase F translates to MSNNVLERHEIPTHDTWDLESIFLNDKQWEQAAREFKEQVTEVEVFRGKLSESADTLLQALSKHLELEEKLGKLFTYAHMRHDQDTGNSYYAALHDQAYGLISLLEQKASYITPELLAMDPEQLSRYVAEHKQLQDFSHMFDQLKKQREHILSEKEEELLARAKEALLASSQAFGALNNADLTFPTIKNEKGEDVQITHGRFVPLLQSENREIRKAAFEAVYSTYEKYKNTFAATLSGQVKGDIFNAQSRKYANAREAALSETHIPVGVYDSLVETVEEHLPLLHRYVNLRKKCLGVDELHMYDLYTPIIKDVEFTVTYEEAKQKVIEAVKPLGDEYVKRLTEGFENRWVDIHENKGKRSGAYSSGAYGTKPFILMNWQDDVDNLFTLAHEFGHSMHSDYTRNNQPYVYGDYTIFVAEVASTLNEALLHHYFIKNLDDKEKKLYILNYFLEGFRGTVFRQTMFAEFEQMIHEKVEAGGALTADELTSMYYDLNVKYYGKDMVVDEEIGFEWARIPHFYYNFYVFQYATGYSAAAALSKQVLEEGQPAVERFIDFLKTGSSDYPIEMLKKAGVDMTTSEPIKQAMQLFEKTLDQIEELLED, encoded by the coding sequence TTGTCAAATAATGTATTAGAAAGACATGAAATCCCTACTCATGATACGTGGGATCTAGAATCTATTTTCTTAAATGATAAACAATGGGAACAAGCAGCACGTGAGTTTAAAGAACAAGTTACAGAGGTTGAGGTTTTTCGTGGCAAGCTTAGCGAGTCAGCTGACACACTTCTACAAGCATTAAGTAAACATTTAGAACTGGAAGAGAAACTAGGGAAACTGTTTACATATGCTCATATGAGACATGATCAAGACACTGGAAATTCTTATTATGCGGCGCTTCATGATCAAGCGTATGGTCTTATTTCTTTACTAGAGCAAAAAGCCTCATACATTACACCAGAATTGTTGGCAATGGACCCAGAACAATTAAGTCGCTATGTAGCTGAGCATAAACAGCTTCAAGATTTTTCTCACATGTTTGATCAATTAAAAAAGCAGCGCGAACATATTCTTTCTGAAAAAGAGGAAGAGCTTTTGGCTAGAGCGAAAGAAGCTCTTCTTGCGTCCAGTCAGGCTTTTGGTGCATTAAATAATGCTGATTTAACATTCCCTACCATTAAGAATGAAAAGGGAGAAGACGTACAGATTACACATGGCCGTTTTGTCCCGTTATTGCAAAGTGAAAATCGAGAGATTCGAAAAGCGGCATTCGAAGCTGTATACAGCACTTATGAGAAGTATAAGAATACATTCGCAGCTACACTAAGTGGACAGGTTAAGGGTGATATATTTAATGCTCAGTCCAGAAAATATGCAAATGCTAGAGAAGCAGCATTATCTGAGACACATATTCCAGTAGGTGTATATGATTCATTAGTTGAAACAGTTGAAGAACATCTACCGTTATTACATCGCTACGTAAATTTACGAAAAAAATGTTTGGGTGTGGATGAATTACATATGTATGATTTGTATACCCCAATTATTAAAGATGTTGAATTTACTGTGACGTATGAAGAAGCGAAGCAGAAGGTGATTGAGGCTGTTAAACCTTTAGGGGATGAATACGTTAAAAGGCTTACTGAAGGATTCGAGAATAGATGGGTTGATATTCATGAGAATAAAGGAAAACGAAGTGGTGCATATTCTTCAGGTGCATATGGAACAAAACCGTTTATTCTGATGAATTGGCAGGATGATGTAGATAATTTATTTACACTTGCGCATGAATTTGGACATAGTATGCACAGCGATTATACAAGAAATAATCAGCCGTATGTGTATGGTGATTATACTATTTTTGTGGCAGAGGTTGCTTCAACATTAAATGAAGCCTTACTTCACCACTACTTCATCAAGAACCTGGATGATAAAGAGAAGAAGCTATATATCCTGAATTATTTCTTAGAAGGATTTAGAGGTACAGTTTTCCGCCAGACAATGTTTGCTGAGTTTGAACAAATGATTCACGAAAAAGTTGAGGCAGGAGGAGCATTAACGGCAGATGAATTAACATCCATGTACTATGATTTAAATGTTAAGTATTATGGTAAAGATATGGTTGTTGATGAAGAGATTGGGTTTGAGTGGGCTAGAATTCCGCATTTTTATTACAACTTTTATGTGTTTCAATATGCTACAGGCTACAGTGCTGCTGCTGCACTTTCAAAGCAAGTTCTAGAAGAAGGTCAACCTGCAGTTGAGCGATTTATTGATTTTCTTAAAACGGGAAGCTCTGACTATCCAATTGAAATGCTGAAAAAAGCCGGAGTGGATATGACTACTTCTGAGCCAATCAAACAAGCTATGCAGCTATTTGAGAAAACTCTTGATCAAATTGAGGAGCTACTTGAAGATTAA
- a CDS encoding NAD kinase produces the protein MLKYAVASRGDDISDALVERIIQSLNEFGLNQDKQEPEIVISVGGDGTLLQAFHDYSHRLEETAFVGIHTGHLGFYADWIPDEVENLIIHIAKTPFQIVEYPLLEVVVRYGDETTPKRYLALNESTVKNSEGSSLVCNVEIKGETFETFRGDGLCISTPSGSTAYNKALGGAILHPSLASLQIAEMASINNRVYRTVGSPLVLPQHHTCLLKLLNNADVQVTIDHYTINHEDISSIQCRVAEEKIRFARFRPFPFWKRVKESFVGE, from the coding sequence ATTTTGAAGTATGCAGTAGCATCCCGTGGTGATGATATTTCAGATGCGTTGGTTGAACGGATCATTCAATCCCTAAATGAATTTGGTTTAAACCAAGATAAACAAGAGCCTGAAATTGTGATTTCTGTTGGAGGGGATGGAACCCTTTTACAAGCATTTCATGATTATAGCCATCGTTTGGAAGAAACCGCATTTGTCGGAATTCACACTGGTCATTTAGGCTTTTATGCCGATTGGATTCCGGATGAAGTTGAGAATTTAATTATTCATATTGCGAAAACACCTTTTCAAATTGTGGAATATCCACTTCTTGAGGTAGTAGTTCGTTATGGCGATGAAACAACACCTAAACGATATCTAGCTCTTAATGAATCAACGGTTAAAAATTCAGAAGGCTCTTCACTCGTCTGTAATGTAGAGATTAAAGGTGAAACATTTGAAACGTTTAGAGGGGATGGATTGTGTATATCTACTCCTTCTGGAAGCACGGCTTATAATAAGGCACTTGGAGGAGCAATTCTTCATCCATCACTTGCATCATTACAAATTGCAGAAATGGCTTCAATTAATAATAGGGTGTATCGGACAGTAGGCTCTCCACTCGTATTACCACAGCATCACACCTGTTTATTAAAACTTTTAAATAATGCTGATGTGCAAGTAACAATCGATCATTACACCATTAATCATGAGGATATAAGCTCGATTCAGTGCAGAGTAGCAGAAGAAAAAATTCGTTTTGCACGTTTTCGTCCGTTTCCATTTTGGAAAAGAGTGAAGGAGTCGTTTGTTGGTGAATAA
- the mecA gene encoding adaptor protein MecA, translating to MDIERVNDTTIKFFITYKDIESRGFERDEIWYNRERGEELFFEMMNEANNRDDFELDGPLWIQVHAMDRGLEILVTRGQVTDGNMKIEVPDWQDKHALDEGTQATDNDSEVLEQDDSVTEPLELMIGFRDFEDIIDLSHSFANTDLDNRLFHFEGQYYLHILFDDEQYSEDEQDNMLSHILEYGFESDITIHRVQEYGKCILEAAALAALRSQFSMR from the coding sequence ATGGATATCGAACGCGTCAATGACACGACCATTAAATTTTTTATTACGTATAAAGATATAGAATCAAGAGGTTTTGAACGAGACGAAATTTGGTATAATCGTGAGCGTGGAGAAGAGCTCTTCTTTGAAATGATGAATGAAGCAAATAATCGTGATGACTTTGAATTGGATGGCCCATTATGGATACAAGTTCATGCGATGGATCGAGGACTTGAGATCCTTGTCACTAGAGGACAAGTAACAGATGGAAATATGAAAATCGAAGTACCTGACTGGCAGGATAAGCATGCTCTTGATGAGGGGACGCAGGCTACTGATAATGATTCAGAAGTGCTTGAACAAGATGACAGTGTGACTGAGCCATTAGAACTTATGATTGGATTCCGCGATTTTGAAGACATTATTGATTTAAGCCATAGTTTTGCGAACACTGATTTGGATAATCGACTGTTCCATTTTGAAGGTCAGTATTATTTGCACATCTTGTTTGATGATGAACAGTATTCAGAAGATGAGCAAGACAATATGTTAAGTCATATTTTAGAGTATGGATTTGAATCAGATATTACCATTCATCGTGTTCAGGAATACGGGAAATGCATTCTTGAAGCGGCAGCACTCGCAGCATTACGTAGTCAATTTTCAATGAGATAA
- a CDS encoding UPF0738 family protein, whose amino-acid sequence MHKVHIIEMQDTGADWLAKGHERLPIEFAKEVIPGNRLLVDSDGFAFVYILEDDTGFHHIIFHQELWLDVRRAYEAKKPIVLELQENVKIELTQFHEEFDFLLENIEGNGNYGAEFEQAVSLAFKKN is encoded by the coding sequence ATGCACAAAGTACACATAATTGAGATGCAGGATACAGGAGCAGATTGGCTCGCCAAGGGACATGAGAGATTACCAATTGAATTTGCAAAAGAAGTCATTCCAGGAAATCGGTTATTAGTTGATTCAGATGGGTTTGCATTTGTTTACATACTTGAGGATGATACAGGATTTCATCATATCATTTTCCATCAAGAGTTATGGTTAGACGTTCGCCGTGCATATGAAGCAAAAAAGCCAATTGTGTTAGAACTTCAAGAGAACGTAAAGATAGAGCTGACTCAATTTCATGAGGAATTTGACTTTTTACTTGAGAATATTGAAGGTAACGGGAATTATGGAGCTGAATTTGAACAGGCTGTTTCTCTAGCTTTTAAAAAGAACTAA
- a CDS encoding DUF1360 domain-containing protein — protein MLEVYEWIVIVLASFRLTRLLIHDEITSWLRKPFLEIKEEISDGQAVFYLEPSGTGIRKWIGMLLSCYWCMGVWTTSFLYISWMLLPGVSIYIAHILALAGTAAILEAFFRKYID, from the coding sequence TTGTTAGAGGTATATGAATGGATTGTGATTGTTCTAGCATCCTTTCGTTTAACAAGACTCTTGATTCATGATGAGATCACAAGTTGGCTAAGAAAGCCCTTTTTGGAGATAAAAGAGGAAATATCAGACGGTCAGGCCGTGTTTTACCTCGAACCTTCCGGAACAGGAATTAGAAAGTGGATTGGTATGCTTTTAAGTTGTTATTGGTGTATGGGGGTGTGGACGACTTCTTTTTTATACATTAGTTGGATGTTATTACCTGGTGTTTCTATTTATATTGCTCATATTCTTGCTTTAGCTGGTACAGCAGCTATCTTAGAAGCTTTTTTCAGAAAGTACATCGACTAG
- a CDS encoding RluA family pseudouridine synthase: MNNQPTFTWKVDAASANSSLRAFLRVRKQISKKMLASIKYHGGSLKVNGQEKTVRETLAESDTVIMQLPPESPSIGLIPESRLFDIVFEDEHFLVINKEAGIATIPSREHPRGTLANAVLAYYQSKQIQATFHPVNRLDRGTSGLLVVAKHRYAHDQMSKQQQAGMLNRRYEALVQGVVQPADGTIDAPIGRNPNSIIERMVTSDGKLAVTHYQTLFTTPEITHVRVALETGRTHQIRVHFASIGHPLAGDSLYGGESLGLTHQALHSCKLFFVHPFTEKEMVFEASPPDDFQQLVAQFKQV; the protein is encoded by the coding sequence GTGAATAATCAACCAACCTTTACTTGGAAAGTTGATGCAGCTTCAGCTAATAGCAGTCTTAGGGCTTTTTTAAGAGTCAGGAAACAGATCTCCAAAAAAATGCTCGCCTCCATTAAATATCATGGTGGATCATTAAAAGTGAATGGACAAGAAAAAACGGTCAGAGAGACTTTAGCTGAAAGTGATACTGTCATCATGCAACTGCCCCCTGAATCACCGTCAATTGGATTAATTCCAGAGTCACGACTTTTTGACATTGTATTTGAGGATGAGCATTTCCTGGTTATTAATAAAGAGGCGGGAATCGCAACGATTCCGTCTCGTGAACATCCAAGAGGCACATTGGCAAATGCGGTGCTTGCTTATTATCAGTCAAAACAGATTCAGGCAACTTTTCATCCGGTTAACAGACTAGATCGTGGTACATCAGGTCTACTGGTCGTTGCCAAACATCGGTACGCACATGATCAGATGAGTAAGCAACAACAGGCAGGTATGCTAAATAGACGATATGAAGCGCTTGTTCAGGGTGTCGTTCAACCGGCAGATGGCACAATTGATGCACCAATTGGCCGTAATCCAAACAGCATCATTGAACGAATGGTGACTTCAGATGGAAAACTAGCGGTTACGCACTATCAAACCCTTTTTACTACACCTGAAATCACCCATGTTCGAGTTGCACTGGAAACAGGAAGAACACATCAAATTCGGGTGCATTTTGCTTCAATTGGTCATCCTTTAGCAGGAGATAGCTTGTATGGTGGAGAATCACTAGGATTAACGCACCAAGCACTTCATAGCTGCAAGTTGTTTTTTGTTCATCCTTTTACAGAAAAAGAAATGGTTTTTGAAGCAAGTCCCCCGGATGATTTTCAGCAATTAGTGGCTCAATTCAAACAGGTTTAA